The Hymenobacter sp. DG01 sequence GGGCGTGAAGGTGCCGTAGCCCGAGGCCAGACTAAGCATCGGGGAGGGAGCAGGGTTGACGGACATAGCAGGGGTAGGCCGAACGTGGAACAAGCTGCACCGGGCGCAGTTAGCGCGCCGGCCGCAGAATTACGTCCGCAAAATAGTCCTGCTCATCGGTAAAAAACTCCTCCACAGCCAAGCCGCTGGCCTGGGCGGCGGCACTAATGCCGGGGCGGGTAAATTTGTAGGAGTTTTCGGTGTGAATCATTTCCCAGGCGGCAAACTCTGCCTGCCAGTCCAGGGCCGTGAAGTGCACCGTCTGGGCCTGGCTGCTCACCAGGAACGAGCGCACGGCCCCGCTGAGCGGGTCATAGTCGGTGTAGTGCTGCCACTGGCCCAGGTCGAAGTCGGCGCCCAGCTCCTGGTTCAGGCGGTGCAGCAGGTTCAGGTTAAAGCGGGCCGTAACGCCCTGGCTGTCATCATAGGCCGCCCGGATCAGGCGCGGGTCTTTCTGCAGATCGAAGCCTACCAGCAGCCGGTCGTCGGGGGTGAGGGGGCGGGCCAGGCTCTGCAGAAAGCGGTGCCGGTCGTCGGGCAGGAAGTTGCCGATGTTGGAACCCAGAAACAGCACCGCCTTGCGGCCGGGCCGGCTGGCCATCAGGCGTAGGGCTTCGGCATAATCGGCCACCACGGGCTCTACCCGCAGGGTGGGCAGCTCAGTGCGCAGGCTGGCGGCCAGGCCCTCGAGGGCGGCACTGGAAATATCGACGGGCACGTACGTAAACCGGGCCCCGGTAGCCAGCAGGTGGCGCAGCAGAATCTTGGTTTTCAGCCCGTCGCCGGCGCCCAGTTCCAGCAGGAAAAACGGCTCATCGGGGCTGCTGGGGCGCAGGGCCTGCCCGATAGCCTCCTGGTGGCGGCTCAGCAGGCCGAACTCAGTGCGGGTAGGGTAATACTCCGGCAGAGCCATGATCTGCTGAAACAAGCGGCTGCCCTCGTCATCATAGAAGTACATCGACGACAAGGTTTTGAACGGGCGGCTCAGCCCCTCGCGCACATGGCGGCCCAGCGGGCTGGTGGCCGCCGGTGGGGCAGAATGCCCAGCGGGCAAGGTGGAGGCAGAATTGGGAGCAGCAGGAGCAGGCATAAGACAGAGGAAAGGAGAGAAGCTGGCAGCAGGCGGGCCCCGGGACAGAAGCCCCGGCGGCGTTCAGCACCAGAGCAGGGGTAGGGTTAGCGGGCCAGCCGGATGCCGGTAAACTGCCAGCGCTTATCGGGGTGGAAGAAGTTGCGGTAGGTGAGGCGGATGTGGCTTTGGGGCGTGGCGCAGGAGCCTCCGCGCAGCACCAGTTGGTTGAGCATAAACTTACCATTGTACTCGCCTAGGGCTCCGGCCGCGCGCTGGTAGCCAGGGTAGGCGTGGTAGGCCGAGTAGGTCCACTCCCAGGCGTCGCCGAGAAGCTGGTGGCACTGGTTGGCGGGGGCAGAGGGGGGTAGGGGCTGCGGGTCGAAGAGGTTGCTTTCAAGAAAGGTGCCGGCCGGGGTAGCGCCAAAGTGCCGGGCCGCAATTTCCCACTCTTGCTCCGTAGGCAGGCGGCAGCCCCGCCAGTGCGCATAGGCATCGGCCTCGTAAAAACTGATGTGGGTAACCGGAGCGGCCAGGTTCACGGGCACCAGGCCGTGGTGGCTGAAGCGGTGCCACTGCCCCTCGCGCAACACCCAGTACAGAGGGGCCTCCCAGCCCTGCTGCTGCACCAGGTCCCAGCCTTCGCCCAGCCAGTAACGGAAGTCGCGGTAGCCGCCCGCCTCCATAAACTCCAGGTACTCGGCGTTGGTTACCAGCCGGTTCTGCAGCTCAAAATCGGCTACGTACGTATCGTGGGCTCCCAACTCATTATCGAAGTGGAAGCCCTCTTCCTGAAACCCGATGCGGTGCACCCCGCCAGGTACCGGCAGCCAGCTTGCGGCCGGTGCTGCCGTAGCGGCAGCCGGGGCAGGAGCGGGCTGATAAGCCGGGGCCAGCGGGCTGGTGCTCAGGATGTACTTGATATCGGTAACCAGCAGCTCCTGGTGCTGCTGCTCGTGCTGCAGCCCCAACTCAAACACCTCCTGAAACGCGGCCGGCAGCGTATCCTGCAAGGCCAACAGGCGTTCCATCTGTGCATCCACGTAGGCGCGGTAGGCATACACCTCGGCCAGCGGCGGGCGGGACAGTGTGCCCCGGTCGGCGCGGTTTACCCGGGAGCCCAGGGAGTTGTAGTACGAGTTGAACAGAAACGCGTAGTCGGGGTGGTACACCGCGTAGCCCGGCAGGTACTCGCGGAGCAAAAAGGTTTCGAAAAACCAGGTGGTATGCGCCAAGTGCCATTTGGGCGGGCTCACATCGATGATGGGCTGCACGACGGTATCCTCAGGCAGCAGGGGGCGGCACAAGGCCTCTGTTTGCTGGCGCACGGCCCGAAAGCGGGCGGGCAGGGAGGCGGACAAACCAGGGGCAAGCCGTTGTGCGGAGGCCGGATCAGAGTTCATAGCAGGCAGAAATATGGCAAAGGCACCATTAGCATAACGGCAAACGGGGCGGGTAGTTTAAGCAGGTTCGGCAATTAAGCTCAGCGGTACGTGTTTAACGTAGCCCGTGCGTATTACTACGGGGGTAGCTCCTCAGTACAAAGCGGTATTTTACGATTGGAGGTAGGTTTTTGCCTATTCCTCCGGCATCTTCGGTCATACTCAGGGTGTTAGAAATCAACTGCCGCCCTGTCAACCATCACCCTCTTACCCTACTACGAGCTATGAACACCAAATCCGCCAACCGTACCAATCCCGAAACGCCCGCCGCCAAACGTCCCCGGGGCTTTGCCGCCATGGACCCCGCCACCCAGCGCCGCATCGCCAGCGAGGGAGGCCGCGCCTCACACCAGAGCGGCCGGGGCCACCGCTTTACCTCAGAGGAAGCCCGGGCGGCCGGCCGTAAGGGGGGCCAGGCTAGCCGCGGACGCGGCAATCAGGGCACTGCCGCATAAATAAGCTGACTGCTGAGGAGTAACGACGAGGCGGGTATTGCCGGCTGAGTCGTCTGAACGGTGCCGCTTCTGCTTGGGGTTTCCCGGGCCGGAGCGGCGCTTGTGATTAGGGCCGGGCTGCACCGGCTGCCGGCCCGTATATTGGTGCCCCAACCAGCCCGGTGCCTGCCACCTCGTCTTCGTGCCCATGCTTCAGCTTCGCCTTTCCCGCCGTGTTCTGCAGTTCAACTTTCCTGCCCGTACCTCGCGCGGTGCCCTTACCGAGCACGTAGCCCACTATCTGCATCTGCACAACTCCGCGCAGCCCCACCTGGAAGGATTGGGCGAAGCGGCGCCGCTGGCCGGGTTAAGCCCCGACCACCGCCCCGACTTTGAGGCCACCCTGGAGGGCTTTGTGCGGGAGTTTAACCGCCGCCAGCTGCGCGAACTGCTGCCCCAGGAAGCCACCGAGCTGGTGAGCCCCGAGTGGCCTGCCCTGCGCTTTGCCTTGGAAACGGCCACCCTGGATTTGCAGAACGGCGGCACCCATTGCCTCTACAACAACGCCTTCAGCCGGGGAGAGGCCGGTGTTCCCATCAACGGGCTGATCTGGATGGGTGACCAGGCCTTTATGCGGGAGCAGATTGAGAAAAAACTGGCCGAGGGCTATAGCTGCCTGAAGCTGAAGATAGGCGGGCTGGACTTCGATACCGAGCTGGAGCTGCTGCGCGAAATACGCGCCGTGGCCGGGCCCGAGCGGCTTACCCTGCGCGTAGATGCCAACGGCGCCTTCGCCCCCCACGATGCCCTGGCTAAGCTGGAGCAGCTGGCCCGGTTCAGCCTGCACTCCATTGAGCAGCCCATCCGGGCCGGGCAGTGGCAGGCCCTGGCCGAGGTATGCCGCCACTCGCCGGTGCCCGTAGCCCTGGATGAGGAGCTGATTGGCCTGACTGCCCCCGACCAGCAGGACGCCCTGCTGGACCAGACCCGCCCGGCCTACCTCATCCTGAAGCCTACCCTGCTGGGAGGGCTGCAAGCCAGCCTCGACTGGGCCGCCAAAGCCCAGGCCCGCGGCCTGGGTTGGTGGCTTACCTCGGCCCTGGAATCCAACGTAGGGCTGAACGCCATTGGGCAGCTGGCCGGCTCCTACGCCCAACCCGGCTTCCCACAAGGGCTGGGCACCGGACAGTTGTATCATAACAATGTAGCCGCGCCCCTGCACATCCGGGCCGGGCAGCTGCATTACAGCCCACGGGGCACCTGGGAGCACCCTGAGGGCTAGGTCCGGTCGGGCGCCAGGCCGCAAAACCCGACGTGCACGGAATAGGATTTTTGGTTATCTTACCAAGCCCACTTCCGTACTGCCATGCTTACGCGTATCTGCGTTATTCTGCTGTTTTCGGGCCGCGCGCGGGCGGTAGGGGCGGCCGTATTGCTGGGTTTGCTGCTGGGAGTGGCCGCACCCCGGCTCGGGTGGGCGCAGCAGGCCGCCTTCCGGTTTGAGAAGCCCCGGCAGCGCCAGGTACGCACGCCGTTTCTGCTGCAGCGCAACCTGATTATTCTGCCCATTCAGCTCAACGGTAAAGGTCCCTACAATTTTATTGTGGATACGGGCATCAACAGCTGCCTGATTACCGACCCCCGCCTGCGGCAGGAGCTGAACCTAACCGTAGGGGGGCGCTTTCTGGTGGCCGGTGCCGGCGAGGAAAACCCGCTGGAAGCCTTTCAGATACCAGCCGTAGCCGTGGGGCTGCCCGGTGGCATCACGGCACCCAGCCTGAGCTTTCTGATGCTTTCCGAGGATGTGCTTAACCTCTCGGGCTACGTGGGTATTCCTATTCATGGCCTGTTGGGG is a genomic window containing:
- a CDS encoding o-succinylbenzoate synthase; amino-acid sequence: MLQLRLSRRVLQFNFPARTSRGALTEHVAHYLHLHNSAQPHLEGLGEAAPLAGLSPDHRPDFEATLEGFVREFNRRQLRELLPQEATELVSPEWPALRFALETATLDLQNGGTHCLYNNAFSRGEAGVPINGLIWMGDQAFMREQIEKKLAEGYSCLKLKIGGLDFDTELELLREIRAVAGPERLTLRVDANGAFAPHDALAKLEQLARFSLHSIEQPIRAGQWQALAEVCRHSPVPVALDEELIGLTAPDQQDALLDQTRPAYLILKPTLLGGLQASLDWAAKAQARGLGWWLTSALESNVGLNAIGQLAGSYAQPGFPQGLGTGQLYHNNVAAPLHIRAGQLHYSPRGTWEHPEG
- a CDS encoding KGG domain-containing protein, which gives rise to MNTKSANRTNPETPAAKRPRGFAAMDPATQRRIASEGGRASHQSGRGHRFTSEEARAAGRKGGQASRGRGNQGTAA
- the egtB gene encoding ergothioneine biosynthesis protein EgtB, with the translated sequence MSASLPARFRAVRQQTEALCRPLLPEDTVVQPIIDVSPPKWHLAHTTWFFETFLLREYLPGYAVYHPDYAFLFNSYYNSLGSRVNRADRGTLSRPPLAEVYAYRAYVDAQMERLLALQDTLPAAFQEVFELGLQHEQQHQELLVTDIKYILSTSPLAPAYQPAPAPAAATAAPAASWLPVPGGVHRIGFQEEGFHFDNELGAHDTYVADFELQNRLVTNAEYLEFMEAGGYRDFRYWLGEGWDLVQQQGWEAPLYWVLREGQWHRFSHHGLVPVNLAAPVTHISFYEADAYAHWRGCRLPTEQEWEIAARHFGATPAGTFLESNLFDPQPLPPSAPANQCHQLLGDAWEWTYSAYHAYPGYQRAAGALGEYNGKFMLNQLVLRGGSCATPQSHIRLTYRNFFHPDKRWQFTGIRLAR
- the egtD gene encoding L-histidine N(alpha)-methyltransferase translates to MPAPAAPNSASTLPAGHSAPPAATSPLGRHVREGLSRPFKTLSSMYFYDDEGSRLFQQIMALPEYYPTRTEFGLLSRHQEAIGQALRPSSPDEPFFLLELGAGDGLKTKILLRHLLATGARFTYVPVDISSAALEGLAASLRTELPTLRVEPVVADYAEALRLMASRPGRKAVLFLGSNIGNFLPDDRHRFLQSLARPLTPDDRLLVGFDLQKDPRLIRAAYDDSQGVTARFNLNLLHRLNQELGADFDLGQWQHYTDYDPLSGAVRSFLVSSQAQTVHFTALDWQAEFAAWEMIHTENSYKFTRPGISAAAQASGLAVEEFFTDEQDYFADVILRPAR